From the Trifolium pratense cultivar HEN17-A07 linkage group LG4, ARS_RC_1.1, whole genome shotgun sequence genome, the window ATTTAATGTTAATACACTTGAAAAAGTACCCAAACAATATATAATTATGGTCTATGAATTAATAGCTAAAAAACTAACCAAAACATTTCTTCCTGCAGCCATAGATTTAGTAATTTTCACCTCCCAATGAAAATATTCTTGGTTAATGTCCACATCAGGGTGTTCAATATTAAGAGGGACATCATCAAGACCGTTATAGCCAAACACAACACCATCTTCCCGTAATAAAAGTTGAGGCAAAACATTGGGCTCAAACGAAGCAGTATCAACAAAAGCAGATTGAAGAACACAATTAGGAACAACGCTTCTAAGACTTTGTTGATCTTCTGGAAACAGTAAACCAAGGTATTTGACCTCCTCACCGAGATCATCAACAACCTTCATTTGAAACTCATTATCAATTATTTGATAACTAAGAATAACTTTCTGGGGTTTTGAAAAACCACAGTACATAGCAATAACACTCCCATCGTACAGACAACCTCCATCACCATCATTACCGATATAAACcttaaaatagttattataatCATCTCTTATAAATCCTACACCCTCACTCAACAATCTAGTTTTTTCCACCATCCAGAAATCATTGGGGAGAGGAATTTTCGgctacaacaaaaataaactttattaaaTTTCCCACCACAACCAAGAAAATATAGTAAATAAGCAGAACTCTTGGAATAAATCATACCTCATATGGCGAGATTATAGTTTCCATTTCAAAATGAGGATTTGTTCCCATTGATTGGTAAACACTGAAGTAAATCAAAATGAAACCAAATATAAAAATGCATAGTAAAAGTATAATCACAAAAGGGTGATATTTGTTTGCAAAAACAGAGTTATATAAGACAGTATAACAAAAATGGATTTAAGAAACACACCTTTTCAAACTCTCAGCATTATCTGGAAAAAGGTAGGAGAAAGGGAAATTCATGGTGAGGATAAATGAAGTGTTGAAAGTGAATCACACAAGTAAAAGATGTAGataagacatatatatatatatatactcatataaactaattaaaaaatttaaaagcaGAGAGTCGTGGGTCTCAAGAAGGAAAAAGACTAAttataattgaatttttttaaaaaactatagctaaaccacataaataaatagcagtaatttttaatttttttttgatattacAACGATTTGACTAAATAAAGATATAAAGGTGAAAAACAGCtcatacaaattaaaataatgtaaCTTTGTATGAACTCATCTAAGATATATTTCAGACTGAAATTCTGACACAGAAGAGAGAGTGTCACGTCGGaaagaaaatattaatcttACTTAAAGGAACGAAGTAGGAAAATAAAAACTTGGTTAGATAAATCAAAATCTCTGGAACCTGACGACGTTGATATTTTTTCAGCAAAATACGGTGAGACAAAAGCAGATAAATGTGACATTCTTTCACTGACAGGATTTGTAGTTAATCTATTATATAATTCAATTGAAACTATTATCATatggaattatatatatatatatataataaaatcttaaTATAAATACTTTAAATACTGCTTTTaaagttaaatttattattttatataattaaaattatttcatattcttaaacatataacacttacaaaaagtaaaataaataaggatttactaattattaaaaaataaaataaaacatgaatGGTTGAATGTATTACAGTAAAACtgaatttcaatcaaattcctgttgtattaaaaatcaaataatacaGCTAAATACATAATAGAAATGCTATATTCTTTGAAAAACTTCCGGATAAACAACATTAATCGTAGAGGTACACGATTCACCAATATCATTTAACATTAAAACTTTAAGACCACACCTAGTTTTAACCCGAGATAAAGCTACATACAACTGTCCATGAGAGAAAACCGATCTAGGCAAATAAAGACCAACGGCCGACAAAGTTTGTCCTTGACTTTTGTTAATAGTCAttgcaaaacaaacacaaagagGGAATTGAAGTCTCTCGAA encodes:
- the LOC123923622 gene encoding uncharacterized protein LOC123923622, with protein sequence MNFPFSYLFPDNAESLKSVYQSMGTNPHFEMETIISPYEPKIPLPNDFWMVEKTRLLSEGVGFIRDDYNNYFKVYIGNDGDGGCLYDGSVIAMYCGFSKPQKVILSYQIIDNEFQMKVVDDLGEEVKYLGLLFPEDQQSLRSVVPNCVLQSAFVDTASFEPNVLPQLLLREDGVVFGYNGLDDVPLNIEHPDVDINQEYFHWEVKITKSMAAGRNVLHIPKHIADKCFPPDQNSVVLVNQETEQLYLCAVTTSYPPGRCTRRIGRGWYGFAKDARLKHGDKVVFTLPISPEFVLANIIRCAPGNV